TGGCGCACCCCCTTGGAATTGACCCTGCTGGGCGCGATCTGGGGCTGCTCGTTCCTGTTCATGCGCGTGGCCGTGCCCTCGTTCGGCCCGTTCGCGCTGGTCGAAGTCCGTCTGGTGCTGGGCGCGCTGGTGCTGATGCCGTTCCTGTGGCGCGCCCGTGCCCAGTTCCCGCCGCGCCGCTGGCTGTGGCTGGCCCCGATCGGCCTGATCAACTCGGCGCTGCCGTTCGTGCTGTTCGCCTATTCGGCAGAGCAGGCACCGGCGGCCATCGGCGCGATCTGCAACGCGATGACCGTGCTGTTCGCTGCACTGATCGCCTTCCTGTTCTTCGGCGAGAAGATCGGCGTGCGTCGCGCCAGTGCACTGCTGGTCGGCTTTGCCGGCGTGGTGGTGCTGGCTACGGCCAAGGTGTCGGGCCTGAGCATCGGCATGGCCGTGCTGGCCGGCGCCGCGGCCTCGCTGCTGTACGGGCTGGGCGTGAACCTGGTGAAGCGGCACATGACCGGCCTGCCATCGGCCGCTGCCGCGGCGGCAACGCTGGGCTGCGCCTCGCTGTGGATGCTGCCGATGGCGGTGACCCACTGGCCGCAGGCGGCTATTCCGGGCAAGGCCTGGGGCGCAGCGATCGCGCTGGGCGTGGCCTGCACCGGCCTGGCGTTCCTGATGTTCTACCGCCTGATCGGCCGCATCGGCCCCTCGCGCGCGTCGACGGTGACCTATCTGATTCCGCTGTTCGGCGCGGCGTTCGCGTGGTTGTTCCTGGGCGAACCGGTGACCCTGCAGATGCTGGTTGCCGGTGGCCTGATCCTTGGCAGCGTGGCCGTAAGCCAGAAGAGTTGAGCGCGCCCGCGCACGGGTGGTGCCGGGCGCTGCCCGGCGGCGTCATCGATGCCTGCGCGCGCGGCTGTGGATCTTGATCTGGGTCCGCCTTGGAGCG
Above is a genomic segment from Stenotrophomonas sp. ESTM1D_MKCIP4_1 containing:
- a CDS encoding DMT family transporter; amino-acid sequence: MNAVPQVAERDWRTPLELTLLGAIWGCSFLFMRVAVPSFGPFALVEVRLVLGALVLMPFLWRARAQFPPRRWLWLAPIGLINSALPFVLFAYSAEQAPAAIGAICNAMTVLFAALIAFLFFGEKIGVRRASALLVGFAGVVVLATAKVSGLSIGMAVLAGAAASLLYGLGVNLVKRHMTGLPSAAAAAATLGCASLWMLPMAVTHWPQAAIPGKAWGAAIALGVACTGLAFLMFYRLIGRIGPSRASTVTYLIPLFGAAFAWLFLGEPVTLQMLVAGGLILGSVAVSQKS